One Peterkaempfera bronchialis DNA window includes the following coding sequences:
- a CDS encoding glycosyltransferase family 4 protein — MRIGIVCPYSWDVPGGVQFHVRDLADHLLRLGHQVSVLAPADEDTPLPPYVVSAGRAVPVPYNGSVARLNFGFLSAARVRRWLHEGRFDVLHIHEPASPSLSLLACWSANGPIVATFHTSNPRSRAMIAAYPILQPALEKIRARIAVSEYARRTLVEHLGGDAVVIPNGVDVRYFADAEPDPRWTGGARDGEPGTIGFIGRINEPRKGLPTLLAAMPEILAARPGVRLLVAGRGDEEEALEGAPEEVRRAVEFLGMVSDEEKARLLRSVDLYIAPNTGGESFGIILVEAMSAGAPVLASDLDAFRQVLDGGTAGELFPVGDAGALAAAAVRLLGDPARLAKLGATAARHVRRFDWETVGADILAVYETVASGAAAVEEDERTGWLGRLGLARD, encoded by the coding sequence GTGAGGATCGGCATCGTCTGCCCGTACTCCTGGGACGTCCCCGGGGGCGTCCAGTTCCACGTCCGCGACCTGGCGGACCACCTGCTGCGGCTGGGCCACCAGGTCTCGGTGCTGGCCCCCGCCGACGAGGACACCCCGCTGCCGCCGTATGTGGTCTCCGCCGGCCGCGCCGTGCCGGTCCCCTACAACGGCTCGGTGGCCCGGCTGAACTTCGGCTTCCTGTCGGCCGCCCGGGTGCGGCGCTGGCTGCACGAGGGCCGCTTCGACGTGCTGCACATCCATGAACCGGCCTCGCCCAGCCTCTCGCTGCTGGCCTGCTGGTCCGCCAACGGGCCGATCGTGGCCACCTTCCACACCTCCAACCCGCGCTCCCGCGCCATGATCGCCGCCTACCCGATCCTGCAACCCGCGCTGGAGAAGATCCGCGCCCGGATCGCGGTCAGCGAGTACGCCCGGCGCACCCTGGTGGAGCACCTGGGCGGCGACGCGGTGGTGATCCCCAACGGCGTGGACGTCCGCTACTTCGCCGACGCCGAGCCCGACCCCCGCTGGACCGGCGGCGCCCGCGACGGCGAGCCCGGCACCATCGGCTTCATCGGCCGGATCAACGAGCCCCGCAAGGGCCTGCCGACGCTGCTCGCCGCCATGCCGGAGATCCTGGCCGCCCGCCCGGGGGTGCGGCTGCTGGTCGCCGGCCGCGGCGACGAGGAGGAGGCCCTGGAGGGGGCGCCCGAGGAGGTCCGGCGGGCGGTCGAGTTCCTGGGCATGGTCAGCGACGAGGAGAAGGCCCGGCTGCTGCGCAGCGTGGACCTGTACATCGCGCCCAACACCGGCGGCGAGTCCTTCGGCATCATCCTGGTGGAGGCCATGTCCGCAGGCGCTCCGGTGCTGGCCAGCGACCTGGACGCGTTCCGCCAGGTGCTGGACGGCGGCACGGCCGGGGAGCTCTTCCCGGTCGGGGACGCGGGCGCGCTGGCCGCTGCGGCGGTGCGGCTGCTGGGCGACCCGGCGCGGCTGGCGAAGCTGGGCGCGACGGCCGCGCGGCATGTGCGGCGGTTCGACTGGGAGACCGTCGGCGCCGACATCCTCGCCGTGTACGAGACGGTGGCATCCGGCGCCGCGGCCGTGGAGGAGGACGAGCGGACCGGCTGGCTCGGCCGCCTCGGGCTGGCCCGGGACTGA
- a CDS encoding LemA family protein: MSTWIWAAVAVVAIGLYLSWTAGRLDRLHARIDAARAALDAQLLRRASVSQELATSTLLDPAASIVLYQASHAARQADEDHREMAESELSQALRAVFAEPEQATALRAAPGGEEALRDLTAAARRVPMARRFHNDAVRAARAVRTHRIVRYLRLAGHAPFPMAFEMDDEPPAVLTPEGARH; the protein is encoded by the coding sequence GTGAGTACTTGGATCTGGGCCGCCGTCGCCGTCGTCGCCATCGGGCTCTACCTCAGCTGGACGGCCGGCCGGCTGGACCGGCTGCACGCCCGGATCGACGCCGCCCGGGCGGCCCTGGACGCGCAGCTGCTGCGGCGGGCCTCGGTCTCCCAGGAGCTGGCCACCTCGACCCTGCTGGACCCGGCCGCCTCGATCGTGCTCTACCAGGCGTCGCACGCCGCCCGGCAGGCGGACGAGGACCACCGCGAGATGGCGGAGAGCGAGCTGAGCCAGGCGCTGCGGGCGGTCTTCGCCGAGCCGGAGCAGGCGACCGCGCTGCGTGCGGCCCCGGGCGGCGAGGAGGCGCTGCGCGACCTCACCGCCGCCGCCCGGCGGGTGCCGATGGCCCGGCGCTTCCACAATGACGCGGTGCGGGCGGCGCGGGCGGTGCGCACCCACCGGATCGTGCGCTATCTGCGGCTGGCGGGGCATGCGCCGTTCCCGATGGCCTTCGAGATGGACGACGAGCCGCCGGCGGTGCTCACCCCCGAGGGGGCGCGGCACTAG
- the pdxS gene encoding pyridoxal 5'-phosphate synthase lyase subunit PdxS: MSTSTPATLSHGEGDQPQVGTARVKRGMAEQLKGGVIMDVVTPEQAKIAEDAGAVAVMALERVPADIRKDGGVARMSDPDMIDGIINAVSIPVMAKSRIGHFVEAQVLQALGVDYIDESEVLTPADELNHSDKWAFTTPFVCGATNLGEALRRIAEGAAMIRSKGEAGTGNVVEAVRHMRQIRGDIRRLSTLDDTELFVAAKNLQAPYELVKEVAQLGKLPVVLFSAGGVATPADAALMMQLGAEGVFVGSGIFKSGDPAKRAAAVVKATTFYDDPDVIAKVSRGLGEAMVGINCDTLPESERYANRGW, from the coding sequence GTGTCCACCAGCACTCCCGCCACCCTCTCCCACGGCGAAGGCGACCAGCCCCAGGTCGGCACGGCCCGCGTCAAGCGCGGCATGGCCGAGCAGCTCAAGGGCGGCGTGATCATGGATGTCGTCACGCCCGAGCAGGCGAAGATCGCCGAGGACGCCGGTGCCGTGGCCGTCATGGCCCTGGAGCGCGTCCCCGCCGACATCCGCAAGGACGGCGGCGTCGCCCGGATGTCCGACCCCGACATGATCGACGGCATCATCAACGCTGTCTCCATCCCGGTGATGGCCAAGTCCCGCATCGGCCACTTCGTGGAGGCCCAGGTCCTCCAGGCGCTCGGCGTCGACTACATCGACGAGTCCGAGGTGCTCACCCCTGCCGACGAGCTGAACCACAGCGACAAGTGGGCGTTCACCACCCCCTTCGTCTGCGGCGCCACCAACCTGGGCGAGGCCCTGCGCCGGATCGCCGAGGGCGCGGCCATGATCCGCTCCAAGGGCGAGGCCGGCACCGGCAATGTCGTGGAGGCCGTCCGCCACATGCGGCAGATCCGTGGCGACATCCGCCGCCTCTCCACCCTGGACGACACCGAGCTCTTCGTCGCCGCCAAGAACCTCCAGGCCCCGTACGAGCTGGTCAAGGAGGTCGCCCAGCTGGGCAAGCTGCCCGTGGTGCTCTTCAGCGCCGGCGGTGTGGCCACCCCCGCCGACGCCGCGCTGATGATGCAGCTCGGCGCCGAGGGCGTCTTCGTCGGCTCCGGCATCTTCAAGTCCGGCGACCCGGCCAAGCGCGCCGCCGCCGTGGTCAAGGCCACCACCTTCTATGACGACCCGGATGTCATCGCCAAGGTCTCCCGTGGCCTGGGCGAGGCCATGGTCGGCATCAACTGCGACACCCTGCCCGAGTCCGAGCGCTACGCCAACCGCGGCTGGTAG
- the pdxT gene encoding pyridoxal 5'-phosphate synthase glutaminase subunit PdxT: MSTSTPVIGVLALQGDVREHAVALAEADALARPVRRPEELAEVDGLVIPGGESTTMSNLALAFGLMEPLRARVAEGMPVYGSCAGMIMLADKVLDGRDDQQSVGGIDMTVRRNAFGRQNESFESTVALHGGWATGLEGGPLHGVFIRAPWVESVGAGVEVLAELASGPAAGRIVAVRQGNLLATSFHPELTGDHRVHASFVDLVRAAAR; this comes from the coding sequence GTGTCCACCAGCACTCCCGTCATCGGTGTCCTCGCCCTCCAGGGCGATGTCCGCGAGCACGCCGTGGCGCTCGCCGAGGCCGATGCGCTCGCCCGCCCGGTCCGCCGCCCCGAGGAGCTGGCCGAGGTCGACGGCCTGGTGATCCCCGGCGGCGAGTCCACCACCATGTCCAATCTGGCGCTCGCCTTCGGGCTGATGGAGCCGCTGCGGGCCAGGGTCGCCGAGGGGATGCCGGTGTACGGGTCCTGCGCGGGCATGATCATGCTGGCCGACAAGGTCCTGGACGGCCGTGACGACCAGCAGTCGGTCGGCGGCATCGACATGACCGTGCGCCGCAACGCCTTCGGCCGGCAGAACGAGTCCTTCGAGTCCACGGTCGCCCTGCACGGCGGCTGGGCCACCGGTCTGGAGGGCGGCCCGCTGCACGGCGTCTTCATCCGCGCCCCCTGGGTGGAGTCGGTCGGCGCCGGTGTCGAGGTGCTCGCCGAGCTTGCCTCCGGCCCCGCCGCCGGGCGCATAGTCGCCGTCCGGCAGGGGAACCTGCTGGCCACCTCCTTCCACCCGGAGCTCACCGGAGACCACCGGGTGCACGCCTCATTCGTCGACCTGGTGCGAGCCGCCGCGCGCTGA
- a CDS encoding YebC/PmpR family DNA-binding transcriptional regulator: MSGHSKWATTKHKKAVIDAKRGKLFAKLIKNIEVAARTGGGDPDGNPTLYDAIQKAKKSSVPNDNIDRAVKRGSGAEAGGADYMTIMYEGYGPNGVAVLIECLTDNRNRAASDVRVAMTRNGGSMADPGSVSYMFARKGVIIVPKVGELAEDDVLDAVLEAGAEEVNDLGEAFEVVSEASDLVAVRTALQQAGVDYDSADANFVPSVQVPLDAEGARKIFKLIDALEDSDDVQNVFANFDVTDEVMAEIDA; the protein is encoded by the coding sequence ATGTCCGGCCACTCCAAATGGGCCACCACCAAGCACAAGAAGGCCGTGATCGACGCCAAGCGGGGCAAACTCTTCGCGAAGCTGATCAAGAACATCGAGGTGGCGGCCCGCACCGGCGGTGGCGACCCGGACGGCAACCCCACCCTCTACGACGCCATCCAGAAGGCGAAGAAGAGCTCGGTACCGAACGACAACATCGACCGCGCCGTCAAGCGCGGCTCCGGTGCCGAGGCCGGCGGTGCCGACTACATGACCATCATGTACGAGGGCTATGGGCCCAACGGCGTCGCGGTGCTCATCGAGTGCCTTACCGACAACCGCAACCGCGCCGCCTCCGATGTGCGGGTCGCCATGACCCGCAACGGCGGCTCGATGGCCGACCCCGGCTCGGTGTCGTACATGTTCGCCCGCAAGGGCGTGATCATCGTCCCCAAGGTGGGCGAGCTCGCCGAGGACGATGTGCTCGACGCGGTCCTGGAGGCCGGCGCCGAGGAGGTCAATGACCTCGGCGAGGCATTCGAGGTGGTCAGCGAGGCGTCCGACCTGGTCGCCGTCCGTACCGCCCTCCAGCAGGCCGGCGTCGACTACGACTCGGCCGACGCCAACTTCGTGCCCAGCGTCCAGGTGCCGCTGGACGCCGAGGGCGCCAGGAAGATCTTCAAGCTGATCGACGCGCTGGAGGACAGCGACGACGTGCAGAACGTCTTCGCCAACTTCGACGTCACCGACGAGGTCATGGCCGAGATCGACGCCTGA